From Medicago truncatula cultivar Jemalong A17 chromosome 7, MtrunA17r5.0-ANR, whole genome shotgun sequence, a single genomic window includes:
- the LOC112416292 gene encoding uncharacterized protein isoform X1 produces the protein MKKQIQRFVQACDICQRQKYVATTPGRLLQSLPVPSQIWEDVSKDFITGLPKSKGYEAVMVVVDRLSKYAHFIPLKHPYSAKTLADVFVKEVIRLHGVPISIVSDRDPIFVSKCTIFMDSVVVDSDKGNEADHSFLEESTHILDGVELQEPYVGMEFDSEEAARKFYAEYARRVGFVVRVMQRRRSGIDGRTLARRLGCNKQGFSPNSKGTLGKEKRPRPSAREGCMATILVKMEKSGKWVVTRFIKDHNHPLTATANGFRTEDDKDKKIAELTMELERQDELCAAYREKLLSFINNIEEQTEEMSTRVQLIIENIRRAESEMQKSSQKVYN, from the exons ATGAAGAAACAGATTCAGCGATTTGTGCAGGCATGTGATATTTGTCAAAGGCAAAAATATGTAGCAACAACTCCCGGGAGGCTTCTCCAATCACTGCCGGTGCCATCTCAAATTTGGGAGGATGTGTCGAAGGATTTCATCACCGGTTTACCGAAATCTAAGGGCTATGAGGcagtgatggtggtggtggataGACTGTCAAAGTATGCGCACTTCATACCTCTGAAGCATCCTTATTCAGCAAAAACACTTGCTGACGTGTTTGTTAAGGAAGTCATAAGGCTGCACGGTGTTCCGATATCGATTGTAAGCGATAGAGATCCGATATTTGTGAGCAAATGCACG ATTTTTATGGATTCTGTGGTAGTGGATTCAGACAAGGGAAATGAGGCAGATCATAGCTTTCTAGAAGAGAGCACACATATATTGGATGGAGTTGAACTTCAAGAGCCATATGTGGGCATGGAGTTTGATTCTGAAGAAGCTGCCAGGAAGTTTTATGCTGAATATGCTAGACGCGTAGGATTTGTTGTGCGCGTTATGCAACGTCGACGTTCTGGAATTGATGGCAGGACTCTTGCTCGTCGACTTGGATGTAACAAACAAGGATTCTCACCAAATAGCAAGGGAACAttgggaaaagaaaaaagaccaCGGCCTAGTGCACGAGAAGGTTGCATGGCAACAATTTTGGTTAAGATGGAAAAATCTGGAAAATGGGTTGTCACAAGATTTATAAAAGATCACAACCATCCTCTAACTGCCACAGCTAATGGTTTCAGGACAGAG GACGATAAAGATAAGAAAATCGCTGAACTTACTATGGAGTTGGAGCGACAAGATGAACTATGTGCTGCATATAGAGAAAAACTACTCAGCTTCATAAACAATATTGAGGAGCAAACGGAGGAAATGTCCACAAGAGTTCAACtcattattgaaaatataaggAGAGCTGAGTCTGAAATGCAAAAAAGCTCACAGAAAGTGTATAATTGA
- the LOC112416292 gene encoding protein FAR1-RELATED SEQUENCE 5 isoform X2, with protein MDSVVVDSDKGNEADHSFLEESTHILDGVELQEPYVGMEFDSEEAARKFYAEYARRVGFVVRVMQRRRSGIDGRTLARRLGCNKQGFSPNSKGTLGKEKRPRPSAREGCMATILVKMEKSGKWVVTRFIKDHNHPLTATANGFRTEDDKDKKIAELTMELERQDELCAAYREKLLSFINNIEEQTEEMSTRVQLIIENIRRAESEMQKSSQKVYN; from the exons ATGGATTCTGTGGTAGTGGATTCAGACAAGGGAAATGAGGCAGATCATAGCTTTCTAGAAGAGAGCACACATATATTGGATGGAGTTGAACTTCAAGAGCCATATGTGGGCATGGAGTTTGATTCTGAAGAAGCTGCCAGGAAGTTTTATGCTGAATATGCTAGACGCGTAGGATTTGTTGTGCGCGTTATGCAACGTCGACGTTCTGGAATTGATGGCAGGACTCTTGCTCGTCGACTTGGATGTAACAAACAAGGATTCTCACCAAATAGCAAGGGAACAttgggaaaagaaaaaagaccaCGGCCTAGTGCACGAGAAGGTTGCATGGCAACAATTTTGGTTAAGATGGAAAAATCTGGAAAATGGGTTGTCACAAGATTTATAAAAGATCACAACCATCCTCTAACTGCCACAGCTAATGGTTTCAGGACAGAG GACGATAAAGATAAGAAAATCGCTGAACTTACTATGGAGTTGGAGCGACAAGATGAACTATGTGCTGCATATAGAGAAAAACTACTCAGCTTCATAAACAATATTGAGGAGCAAACGGAGGAAATGTCCACAAGAGTTCAACtcattattgaaaatataaggAGAGCTGAGTCTGAAATGCAAAAAAGCTCACAGAAAGTGTATAATTGA